One window from the genome of Marinobacter sp. LV10R510-11A encodes:
- a CDS encoding TAXI family TRAP transporter solute-binding subunit, giving the protein MKTQAIMAAAFASTLAVANPVVAQDKAGWPDNFTVGTASQGGTYFAYGSGWANFVAESLGVSGGAEITGGPMQNMALVHTGDLKFGLTTMGPAQESMDGNSPIAPGLKMDNVCAMFPMYETPFSVTALSSSGITSISDIPDGATIGFGPAGSTSDTYFPRMMETLGVNFERRNGSWSDLGSQLQDGLIDVVAFAAGIPIPAVSQLEVQTDVNIIGMTEAEAKKVTDNFPVSEFIIPASTYQSLDEPSRVVSMWNFAMVNCDMPESFVYEITKLTMEQNDRMVSIHKAASNSIPENYTKNKVLPWHPGAARWFNENGYKIEESKIK; this is encoded by the coding sequence ATGAAAACCCAAGCCATTATGGCGGCGGCATTCGCCTCTACTCTTGCTGTTGCTAATCCTGTAGTTGCCCAGGATAAGGCCGGATGGCCAGATAACTTTACTGTTGGAACAGCCAGTCAGGGCGGTACCTACTTCGCCTATGGTTCTGGCTGGGCTAACTTTGTTGCAGAAAGCCTGGGTGTTTCCGGCGGTGCTGAAATTACAGGCGGCCCGATGCAGAACATGGCACTGGTGCACACCGGTGACCTTAAGTTCGGCCTGACCACCATGGGCCCAGCTCAGGAGTCTATGGATGGCAACAGCCCGATTGCCCCAGGCCTGAAAATGGACAATGTTTGCGCCATGTTCCCCATGTATGAGACGCCTTTCTCGGTGACTGCGCTGAGCAGCTCGGGTATCACCTCTATTTCTGATATTCCAGATGGTGCCACCATCGGCTTCGGCCCGGCGGGCTCAACGTCCGATACTTATTTTCCGCGCATGATGGAAACCTTGGGGGTGAACTTCGAACGCCGTAACGGCAGCTGGTCTGATCTTGGCAGTCAGCTTCAGGATGGCTTGATTGATGTTGTGGCCTTTGCCGCAGGCATTCCTATTCCAGCCGTGAGCCAGTTGGAAGTTCAGACCGATGTAAACATCATTGGCATGACCGAGGCTGAAGCGAAAAAGGTGACAGATAACTTCCCTGTTTCTGAGTTCATTATTCCCGCCAGTACTTATCAGTCGCTGGATGAGCCTTCGCGTGTTGTCTCCATGTGGAACTTTGCCATGGTGAACTGCGATATGCCGGAAAGCTTTGTGTATGAAATCACCAAGCTGACCATGGAGCAAAACGACCGAATGGTTTCTATCCACAAGGCTGCCAGTAACTCCATTCCTGAGAACTACACCAAGAACAAGGTTCTGCCTTGGCACCCGGGTGCGGCTCGTTGGTTCAACGAGAACGGTTACAAAATCGAAGAAAGCAAGATCAAATAA
- the betI gene encoding transcriptional regulator BetI: MARLGVESIRRQQLINATLKVIEEHGFQGATIGKIAGASELSVGIVSHYFGGKQGLLEATMRYLLSSLQNDVKTSMAGRPNAPRECLMAIVDANFSGVQTDAQSAKAWLGFWTQAMHNPDLMRLQRVNERRLLSNLIFYLRQLMPAEQSRATAQTIAALIDGFWLRAAMSEGRIEPDQAVALCKTYIDQAIHANNGAS; the protein is encoded by the coding sequence ATGGCAAGATTAGGGGTGGAGTCCATTCGGCGTCAGCAGCTGATCAACGCAACGTTGAAGGTGATTGAAGAGCACGGCTTTCAGGGCGCCACGATTGGCAAGATCGCAGGCGCCTCGGAGTTGTCGGTTGGTATTGTCAGCCACTACTTCGGCGGTAAGCAGGGCTTATTGGAGGCAACCATGCGGTATTTGTTGTCGTCCCTGCAGAACGATGTGAAAACCTCAATGGCCGGGCGCCCTAATGCCCCCCGCGAGTGCCTGATGGCCATCGTGGATGCCAATTTTTCTGGTGTTCAAACCGACGCCCAGTCTGCCAAAGCCTGGTTGGGTTTCTGGACCCAGGCCATGCACAACCCGGATTTGATGCGGCTGCAGCGAGTCAACGAGCGTCGTCTGCTGTCCAATCTGATTTTCTACCTGCGCCAGTTGATGCCAGCCGAGCAGTCTCGTGCAACGGCGCAAACCATCGCCGCGCTGATCGACGGTTTCTGGCTGCGTGCAGCTATGAGTGAAGGCCGTATTGAGCCGGATCAGGCGGTTGCCTTGTGCAAAACCTACATCGACCAAGCCATTCACGCGAATAACGGAGCCTCCTAA
- the betB gene encoding betaine-aldehyde dehydrogenase: MTLPIYQSFINGQPLANQSGERFDVVNPATGQVIYQVEQADESIMQAAVASAQKGFEAWSAMTGMERGRILNRAASMLREQNDALAMIEVRDTGKPWQEANVVDVVTGADAVEYFGGQASSIVGESQQVGPDFFYTRREPLGVCAGIGAWNYPLQIACWKSAPALACGNSMIFKPSEETPLGAIKLAEIYLAAGVPAGVFNVVQGDYRVGQMLTSDPAIAKVSFTGEAKTGRTVMADSARTLKSVTMELGGKSPLIIFDDTNLEQAVSAAMLGNFYTQGEVCTNGTRVFVQRKIYDAFLAELVERTENNIIAGDPENPNTNFGALISAGHRDLVLKYIDSGKTEGARLLAGGATLQPAGCENGYFVAPTVFADCTDDMTIVREEVFGPVMSVLPFDTEEEVVQRANDTEYGLAAGIFTADITRAHRVIHQLEAGICWINSFGASPAEMPVGGYKLSGLGRENGREGLAQYTQTKSVYVGMAPLEAPF, from the coding sequence ATGACGCTGCCCATCTACCAATCGTTTATCAACGGCCAACCCCTGGCAAACCAAAGCGGTGAGCGGTTCGACGTTGTGAATCCAGCCACCGGCCAAGTGATCTATCAAGTTGAACAGGCCGATGAATCGATCATGCAGGCCGCCGTTGCCAGCGCCCAGAAAGGTTTTGAGGCTTGGTCTGCCATGACGGGAATGGAGCGCGGGCGCATCCTCAACCGGGCCGCCTCCATGCTGCGTGAACAAAACGATGCACTGGCTATGATCGAGGTACGAGATACCGGCAAACCCTGGCAAGAAGCCAATGTGGTGGATGTCGTAACCGGTGCTGACGCCGTCGAGTATTTTGGTGGCCAAGCGTCCAGCATTGTGGGTGAAAGCCAGCAAGTCGGGCCAGATTTTTTCTATACTCGCCGGGAACCCCTGGGTGTGTGTGCCGGTATCGGTGCCTGGAACTATCCCTTGCAGATTGCCTGCTGGAAATCAGCACCAGCCTTGGCTTGTGGCAACAGCATGATCTTTAAACCGTCTGAGGAGACGCCACTGGGGGCCATCAAGCTCGCAGAAATCTACCTAGCCGCAGGCGTGCCGGCAGGTGTGTTTAACGTTGTGCAGGGTGATTACCGGGTCGGCCAAATGCTGACCTCAGACCCCGCCATCGCCAAGGTGTCTTTTACTGGGGAGGCGAAAACCGGTCGCACCGTGATGGCCGATTCTGCACGCACACTCAAGTCCGTCACCATGGAACTCGGGGGCAAGTCGCCGCTGATCATCTTTGACGATACCAATCTGGAACAGGCGGTATCGGCCGCGATGCTGGGTAACTTCTACACCCAGGGCGAGGTCTGCACCAATGGCACCCGGGTGTTTGTCCAGCGCAAGATCTACGACGCTTTTCTGGCTGAGCTGGTAGAGCGCACCGAGAACAACATCATTGCTGGTGATCCCGAAAACCCAAACACCAACTTCGGCGCCCTTATCAGCGCAGGCCACCGGGACTTGGTCCTGAAGTATATCGACAGCGGTAAAACCGAAGGTGCACGTTTGCTAGCCGGCGGCGCCACGTTACAGCCCGCAGGTTGTGAAAACGGTTACTTTGTGGCCCCCACGGTGTTCGCCGATTGCACCGACGACATGACCATTGTGCGCGAAGAAGTCTTTGGCCCGGTGATGTCGGTGCTGCCTTTTGATACCGAAGAGGAAGTTGTCCAGCGCGCCAACGACACCGAGTACGGCCTCGCCGCCGGTATTTTCACGGCGGACATCACCCGTGCTCACCGTGTCATTCATCAACTCGAGGCCGGGATTTGCTGGATCAACAGCTTTGGCGCCTCGCCCGCCGAAATGCCCGTGGGCGGCTATAAACTCTCAGGGCTTGGTCGTGAGAACGGCCGCGAGGGGCTCGCTCAATATACCCAGACTAAATCAGTTTATGTGGGCATGGCTCCTCTTGAGGCGCCGTTCTGA
- a CDS encoding choline dehydrogenase, with protein MQFDHEFDYVIVGTGSAGCVLANRLSENEQDNVLVLEAGRRDNTWKIHMPAALMFNLMDDKYNWYYHTEPQKFLNNRKLYWPRGKVWGGGSTLNAMVYVRGHAYDYDRWHDEGATGWRYQDVLPYFQKAECREQGADDYRGGDGPLNVHTGDEPNPLFGAFLEASQQAGYPYTKDMNGYQQEGVGEMDMTIRNGKRWSAAQAYLRPVLERPNLTTETGAMTTRILFDGNTAVGVEYVQKGNTIRVAARKEVIVSGGAINSPQLLMLSGIGAAAELEEHNIPVVADRPGVGKNLQDHLEIYVQHKSTQPVTLYKYTTQPGKTLAGMKWFLNHNWGACRTAHLEAGGFIRSKAGVQHPDIQFHFLPSQVLDHGRKDAECHGFQVHVGPMRPTSRGYLKLKSGKPGDHLIIEPNLLSTEQDRWEMRESIKLTREIFAQSAFDPFRGEELRPGAKATSDEDIDAFVREYADSAYHPSCTCKMGAADDPMAVVDEQARVYGVQNLRVVDASIMPSLVSGNLNAPTIMLAEKCADHIRGLDPLAPSSAPVWEHPEWKNAQR; from the coding sequence TTGCAGTTTGATCATGAATTTGACTATGTGATCGTCGGTACCGGCTCAGCAGGCTGCGTATTAGCGAATCGTTTGAGTGAGAACGAGCAAGACAACGTGCTGGTACTGGAAGCCGGACGCCGGGATAACACCTGGAAGATCCACATGCCAGCGGCGCTGATGTTCAATCTGATGGACGACAAGTACAACTGGTATTACCACACCGAACCGCAGAAGTTCTTAAACAACCGGAAACTGTACTGGCCTCGGGGCAAAGTCTGGGGCGGCGGTTCAACTCTAAACGCCATGGTTTATGTTCGTGGCCACGCCTACGATTATGACCGCTGGCACGACGAGGGCGCGACGGGCTGGCGCTACCAGGATGTGCTGCCATACTTTCAGAAGGCGGAATGCCGGGAACAGGGCGCAGACGACTATCGCGGCGGTGATGGCCCACTCAATGTGCACACCGGCGACGAGCCGAACCCCTTGTTTGGTGCCTTCTTAGAAGCGAGCCAGCAGGCGGGGTACCCTTACACCAAGGATATGAACGGCTACCAGCAAGAAGGCGTTGGTGAGATGGACATGACCATCCGCAATGGCAAACGCTGGAGTGCGGCCCAGGCCTATTTACGGCCAGTACTGGAGCGTCCGAACTTGACCACCGAAACCGGCGCCATGACCACACGCATTCTATTTGATGGCAACACCGCCGTCGGCGTTGAATACGTTCAAAAAGGCAATACCATCCGGGTGGCAGCCCGCAAGGAAGTGATTGTTAGTGGTGGCGCCATCAACTCGCCGCAGCTATTAATGCTATCCGGCATTGGCGCAGCAGCCGAGCTGGAAGAACACAACATTCCCGTGGTGGCGGATCGGCCTGGGGTCGGCAAAAATCTGCAAGACCACCTGGAAATATACGTTCAGCACAAATCGACCCAACCGGTCACGCTCTACAAGTACACCACCCAGCCCGGTAAAACCCTCGCGGGTATGAAGTGGTTCTTGAACCATAATTGGGGTGCCTGTCGCACCGCGCACCTAGAGGCGGGAGGCTTTATCCGCTCGAAGGCCGGTGTGCAGCACCCGGATATTCAGTTTCATTTTCTGCCATCTCAGGTGCTGGACCACGGCCGTAAAGACGCGGAATGCCACGGTTTTCAAGTTCATGTTGGCCCCATGCGGCCCACCAGTCGCGGCTACCTGAAGTTGAAATCCGGCAAACCGGGTGACCACCTGATCATTGAGCCCAACTTGCTCAGCACCGAGCAGGATCGCTGGGAAATGCGCGAAAGCATCAAACTAACCCGTGAGATTTTTGCCCAATCGGCGTTCGATCCGTTCCGGGGTGAAGAGCTGCGGCCAGGGGCCAAAGCCACCTCCGACGAAGATATTGATGCCTTCGTGCGTGAATACGCAGACAGCGCCTATCACCCTTCCTGCACCTGCAAGATGGGTGCAGCCGATGACCCCATGGCTGTGGTAGACGAACAGGCCCGGGTTTATGGTGTTCAGAATTTACGTGTGGTGGATGCCTCTATCATGCCAAGTTTGGTGAGCGGCAACCTGAACGCGCCCACCATTATGCTGGCGGAAAAATGCGCGGATCACATCCGTGGCCTTGATCCTCTTGCGCCTTCATCTGCCCCCGTGTGGGAGCACCCTGAATGGAAGAACGCACAACGCTAA
- a CDS encoding choline ABC transporter substrate-binding protein — translation MKKLILACAGLAISGAAVAAPNTECKTVRFSDVGWTDITATTALASEVLEGMGYEPTAKVLSVPVTYRSLQNKDLDVFLGNWMPTMEGDVRSYLESGDVETVVTNLEGAKYTLAVPQYVYDAGVTSFADIAKHSDKFNGRIYGIEPGNDGNRLILDMVDQNAFGLGGFRVVESSEAGMLSQVGRATRRDEWVVFLAWEPHPMNANHNLAYLEGGDDFFGPNYGGATVHTNVRKNYLNECPNVGALLKNMTFSLAMENEVMGAILNDGEEPRDAAHTWLANNPSVLDGWLKGVTTLNGDAALPAVKASLK, via the coding sequence ATGAAAAAACTTATTCTGGCCTGTGCTGGCCTTGCGATCAGTGGCGCCGCAGTGGCTGCGCCGAACACCGAATGTAAAACCGTCCGCTTTTCCGATGTTGGCTGGACCGACATCACCGCCACCACCGCGCTGGCCTCCGAAGTGCTGGAAGGCATGGGCTATGAGCCAACAGCGAAAGTGCTGTCAGTACCCGTTACCTACCGGTCGCTTCAGAACAAAGACCTTGACGTGTTCCTGGGCAACTGGATGCCCACCATGGAAGGCGACGTGCGCTCTTACCTGGAAAGCGGTGATGTTGAAACCGTTGTCACAAACCTAGAAGGCGCCAAATACACCTTGGCCGTACCGCAGTATGTGTACGACGCAGGCGTGACCAGTTTTGCCGACATCGCCAAGCACAGCGATAAGTTTAATGGCCGCATTTATGGCATCGAGCCAGGCAACGATGGCAACCGCCTGATTCTCGACATGGTCGATCAGAACGCTTTCGGCCTGGGTGGCTTCCGAGTCGTAGAGTCCAGCGAAGCTGGCATGCTGTCGCAAGTTGGCCGCGCAACCCGTCGTGATGAGTGGGTGGTTTTCCTGGCGTGGGAACCGCACCCAATGAACGCCAATCATAATCTGGCCTATCTCGAGGGTGGTGATGACTTCTTTGGCCCCAACTACGGCGGCGCAACGGTGCACACCAATGTGCGCAAAAACTACCTTAACGAATGCCCGAACGTGGGCGCACTGCTGAAAAACATGACGTTCTCGCTGGCCATGGAAAACGAAGTGATGGGCGCCATCCTGAACGACGGCGAAGAGCCACGGGACGCTGCGCACACTTGGCTGGCCAACAACCCATCGGTACTGGACGGCTGGCTGAAGGGTGTCACAACCCTGAACGGCGATGCAGCACTGCCTGCAGTTAAGGCATCCCTTAAGTAA
- the choW gene encoding choline ABC transporter permease subunit produces the protein MSWITEHQLPFGEFVEDIVDFLVVNFSGFFDAVSETLRAMIHGLTDGLLWIPPGVLVVLLTVAAHLRHRRWGLTAFTAFSFMLIWNIGYWEDTMATLSLVLYATMLCVLIGIPLGIYAAHSRWLYKFLQPVLDLMQTIPPFVYLIPTLTLFGLGVVPGVISTVIFAIAAPVRLTHLGISQVPKELVEAGKAFGCTNRQLLFKVELPAAMSSIGAGITQCIMLSLSMVVIAALVGADGLGVPVVRALNTVDIGKGFEAGLAIVLLAIWMDRFFRQSDAKETSS, from the coding sequence ATGAGCTGGATAACTGAGCATCAACTGCCTTTCGGCGAATTCGTAGAAGACATTGTTGATTTTCTAGTCGTCAATTTCAGCGGCTTTTTTGACGCCGTTTCCGAAACCCTGAGAGCTATGATCCACGGCCTGACCGACGGCCTGTTATGGATACCGCCCGGCGTCCTGGTAGTGCTTTTAACCGTGGCGGCGCATCTTCGTCATCGCCGCTGGGGATTAACCGCCTTCACCGCTTTCAGCTTTATGCTGATTTGGAACATTGGATACTGGGAAGACACCATGGCGACTCTGTCGCTGGTGTTGTACGCCACCATGCTGTGTGTGTTGATCGGCATTCCCCTGGGCATTTATGCCGCCCATAGCCGTTGGCTATACAAATTTCTGCAACCGGTGCTGGACCTGATGCAGACCATCCCACCCTTTGTTTATCTGATCCCAACGCTGACATTATTCGGCCTGGGGGTGGTCCCCGGTGTGATCTCCACCGTGATCTTCGCCATTGCTGCCCCAGTGCGGCTGACGCACTTGGGCATCTCCCAAGTGCCGAAAGAATTGGTTGAAGCAGGCAAGGCCTTTGGCTGCACCAACCGACAACTGCTGTTCAAGGTTGAGCTGCCCGCCGCCATGAGTTCCATCGGGGCCGGCATTACCCAGTGCATCATGCTATCGCTCTCGATGGTTGTTATTGCCGCCTTGGTTGGCGCAGATGGTCTAGGTGTGCCGGTGGTTAGAGCCTTGAATACGGTCGATATCGGCAAAGGTTTTGAAGCCGGTTTGGCAATTGTATTACTAGCCATCTGGATGGACCGGTTCTTCCGCCAAAGTGATGCTAAGGAGACGTCGTCATGA
- the choV gene encoding choline ABC transporter ATP-binding protein, with product MIEFENVNVVFGKQPKRALPMIEQGMDRDAIRDQTGLVVGVQNASLSVKKGEICVLMGLSGSGKSSLLRCVNGLNEVTSGAIHVRHNGEMVNFTQASEKVQRDIRTRRISMVFQNFALMPWLTVEDNVAFGLELQGLGKAERRKKVARQLELVGLDGWAKRRPNELSGGMLQRVGLARALATESEILLMDEPFSALDPLIRHQLQDELLTLQEELQKTIVFVSHDLDEALKLGSHIAIMKDGQIVQHGKPEAIVLEPANDYVKSFVASTNPLNVLAARSLALPIGQIQEDASGNRCINKRYDTWLHTPDVAEKAVVTSGGQTFQTQAWQEGQDIEGLAKQPTRIAPDTPLRDAVEIRYFTGHSLLVVENGQITGAIGDRELYHAMLGKHLDDS from the coding sequence ATGATCGAATTTGAGAATGTAAACGTCGTATTTGGCAAACAACCCAAGCGCGCCCTGCCCATGATTGAGCAGGGCATGGACCGAGACGCTATCCGTGACCAAACCGGATTAGTGGTCGGTGTTCAGAACGCCAGCCTGAGCGTTAAAAAGGGTGAGATCTGCGTTTTAATGGGTCTGTCTGGCTCTGGCAAATCCAGCCTATTGCGCTGTGTGAATGGCTTGAACGAGGTCACCAGTGGTGCCATTCACGTTCGACACAATGGCGAGATGGTGAACTTCACCCAGGCCAGCGAGAAAGTTCAGCGAGATATCCGCACCCGTCGCATCTCCATGGTGTTCCAGAACTTCGCCCTAATGCCCTGGCTAACGGTAGAAGACAACGTCGCTTTCGGCCTGGAATTGCAAGGCCTGGGCAAAGCCGAGCGCCGCAAAAAGGTCGCGCGTCAGTTGGAGCTGGTTGGCCTCGACGGTTGGGCCAAGCGCCGACCAAATGAGCTGTCTGGCGGCATGCTTCAGCGGGTTGGGTTGGCCCGGGCCTTGGCCACGGAATCGGAAATCCTGCTGATGGATGAGCCCTTCTCCGCCCTTGACCCGCTGATTCGTCACCAGCTGCAAGACGAGCTGCTAACCCTGCAGGAAGAACTGCAGAAAACCATTGTTTTCGTTAGCCACGACCTAGATGAAGCACTGAAACTGGGTTCTCACATCGCGATCATGAAAGACGGCCAAATCGTTCAGCATGGCAAACCAGAAGCCATCGTGCTGGAACCGGCGAACGATTACGTCAAAAGCTTTGTTGCCAGCACCAACCCACTCAACGTTCTGGCAGCGCGCTCCCTGGCGCTGCCCATCGGGCAAATACAGGAAGACGCAAGCGGTAACCGTTGCATCAACAAACGCTATGACACCTGGCTACATACACCCGATGTGGCGGAAAAAGCGGTGGTCACCAGCGGTGGCCAAACCTTCCAGACCCAAGCCTGGCAAGAAGGCCAAGACATCGAAGGCCTGGCCAAGCAGCCCACCCGCATCGCGCCAGACACACCCTTGCGGGATGCCGTGGAGATTCGATATTTCACCGGCCACAGCCTGCTGGTGGTAGAGAACGGCCAAATCACCGGCGCCATCGGCGACCGGGAGCTATATCACGCCATGCTGGGCAAACATTTAGACGACAGCTAA
- a CDS encoding alkaline phosphatase: protein MNVRKATVAAGLITSSLMLAACAPMQSAPQAPEKAKNVIMIIGDGMGPQQIGLLLAYAKQAPNSVITDGTTAFDRIAANGRMGISTTHANNNLVVDSAASATQLATGQLAGAEMIGADKDGNSAESILEKAKKLGKSTGLVSDTRITHATPAGFAAHQSHRSLENEIAVDLLNNNVDVMLSGGLRYWIPESANDEQSAARQELEALSEGSVRIKSKRKDNRNLIAEAQQKNYDLAFNRSQMEKADGKILGLFAYSALPNAITEHQTKNDPARTIPTLKEMSEKAIGSLSQNEEGFFLMIEAGQIDWAGHYNDTGTMLHEMLRLNETLNYVLDWAEGRDDTLIVVTADHETGGFGFSYSANDLPHGRDLPGDVFKEQQFQPGFNFGDVATLDTLYEQKSSYGDIFYSQFDALEADQQTPASLARIVNAETGFDITEAQAARVLATEDNPFYTEDHPYLSTKTVPKMDVNGAFFVYQTDDNRQNLLAREVAEQQNVVWATGTHTNTPVLVFTQGPGDTTAPFGNVLHHTEVGQYAIEALED, encoded by the coding sequence ATGAACGTCCGTAAAGCCACAGTAGCAGCAGGGTTGATAACATCCTCCCTCATGCTGGCAGCGTGTGCACCCATGCAATCCGCACCGCAAGCACCGGAAAAAGCCAAAAACGTGATCATGATCATCGGCGATGGCATGGGGCCACAACAAATCGGCCTACTATTGGCATATGCCAAGCAGGCGCCAAATTCGGTAATCACCGACGGCACCACCGCCTTTGACCGAATCGCCGCCAACGGCCGCATGGGCATTTCCACGACCCACGCCAACAACAATCTGGTGGTAGATTCCGCCGCTTCTGCCACACAACTGGCAACCGGTCAGCTAGCCGGCGCCGAGATGATTGGCGCAGATAAAGACGGTAACAGCGCAGAAAGCATTCTGGAAAAAGCCAAAAAGCTAGGCAAATCCACCGGGCTGGTTTCTGACACCCGCATTACCCATGCAACCCCGGCCGGCTTTGCCGCGCACCAGAGCCACCGCAGCCTGGAAAATGAAATTGCAGTAGACCTGCTGAACAACAACGTAGATGTAATGTTGTCCGGCGGCCTGCGTTACTGGATTCCCGAATCCGCCAATGACGAGCAATCAGCCGCGCGCCAGGAACTGGAAGCGCTGTCCGAAGGCAGCGTGCGCATCAAATCCAAGCGTAAGGACAACCGCAACCTGATCGCCGAAGCACAACAGAAGAACTACGACCTAGCGTTCAACCGCTCGCAGATGGAAAAAGCCGACGGCAAAATTCTAGGCCTGTTTGCTTACTCGGCGTTACCGAACGCCATCACCGAGCACCAAACCAAGAACGACCCTGCCCGCACCATACCAACGCTGAAAGAGATGTCCGAAAAGGCGATTGGCTCGTTGTCGCAAAACGAAGAAGGCTTCTTCCTGATGATCGAAGCCGGGCAAATCGACTGGGCTGGGCATTACAACGACACCGGCACCATGCTGCACGAAATGCTGCGGTTGAACGAGACACTCAATTACGTACTGGATTGGGCAGAAGGCCGTGACGACACCCTCATTGTGGTGACCGCCGATCACGAAACCGGTGGTTTTGGCTTCAGCTACTCCGCCAACGACCTGCCCCACGGGCGTGACCTACCGGGCGATGTGTTCAAAGAGCAACAGTTCCAACCTGGCTTCAACTTCGGCGACGTAGCGACCCTAGACACACTGTACGAGCAGAAGTCCTCCTACGGCGATATCTTCTACAGCCAGTTCGACGCACTGGAAGCAGACCAGCAAACCCCTGCCAGCCTAGCTCGCATCGTAAACGCTGAAACCGGCTTCGACATCACCGAAGCCCAAGCCGCGCGCGTACTCGCAACCGAGGACAACCCCTTCTACACCGAAGACCACCCTTACCTGAGCACCAAAACCGTTCCGAAAATGGACGTTAACGGCGCCTTCTTCGTTTACCAAACTGACGACAACCGCCAGAACCTGCTGGCCCGCGAAGTGGCCGAACAGCAAAACGTAGTCTGGGCCACCGGCACCCATACCAACACACCGGTACTGGTATTCACCCAAGGCCCGGGAGACACCACCGCACCCTTCGGCAACGTGCTGCACCACACAGAAGTAGGTCAGTACGCTATTGAAGCGCTAGAAGACTAA
- a CDS encoding phage integrase N-terminal SAM-like domain-containing protein → MTPLRQTMIQAMCQHGFSPRTQHSYLYVVTALARYYRRSPADLIANLGGA, encoded by the coding sequence ATGACACCATTACGTCAGACCATGATCCAAGCCATGTGCCAACATGGCTTTTCCCCCCGAACCCAGCACAGCTATCTTTACGTCGTCACCGCGCTGGCCCGTTATTATCGGCGCTCGCCCGCTGACCTGATCGCAAATCTCGGAGGTGCATGA